A genomic window from Camelus ferus isolate YT-003-E chromosome 9, BCGSAC_Cfer_1.0, whole genome shotgun sequence includes:
- the FUZ gene encoding protein fuzzy homolog isoform X3, with the protein MFGQNLEVQLSSARTEDTIVVWKSFHDSITLIVLSSEEGTSELRLERLLQMVFGAMVLLVGLEELTNICNVERLKKELRASYRLIDSFLGDSELIGDLTQCVDCVVPPEGSLLQEALSGFAEAAGTAFVSLVVSGRVVTATESWWRLGMPEAVLLPWLVGSLPPQAARDYPVYLPHGSPTVPHRLLTLTLLPDLELCLLCGPRPPLSQLDAQLLERWWQPLLDLLRTCLPLGPRALPAGFPLHTDILGLLLLHLELKRCLFTVEPSRDKEPSPEHRRRLLRSFYTLVTATHFPPEPGQPEKVEAAAHRAQVPRACYLVSGAEEPGTGWRLVALQLGPRLLLLLLSAQSPTYGLRGLATHTLHALTPLL; encoded by the exons ATGTTTGGGCAGAATCTCGAGGTGCAGCTGAGCTCTGCGAGGACGGAGGATACAATCGTGGTGTGGAAAAGCTTCCATGACAG CATCACCCTTATTGTTCTGTCATCTGAGGAGGGGACCTcggagctgaggctggagagacTACTCCAGATGGTGTTTGGGGCTATG GTTCTTCTTGTGGGACTTGAAGAACTGACCAATATCTGCAACGTAGAGAGACTGAAGAAGGAGCTGAGG GCCAGTTACCGCCTCATTGACAGCTTCCTGGGGGACTCAGAGCTTATTGGGGACCTGACCCAGTGTGTGGACTGTGTGGTTCCTCCAGAGGGGTCCCTGCTGCAG GAAGCGCTCTCTGGGTTTGCCGAAGCCGCGGGCACCGCCTTCGTCAGCCTGGTCGTGTCGGGCCGGGTGGTGACAGCAACTGAGAGCTGGTGGCGGCTGGGGATGCCGGAGGCAGTGCTGCTCCCTTGGCTGGTGGGGTCTCTGCCGCCGCAGGCCGCTCGCGACTACCCGGTGTACCTGCCGCACGGGAGCCCCACG GTTCCTCACCGGCTTCTGACTCTGACACTCCTGCCGGACTTAGAGCTGTGTCTGCTCTGTGGGCCGCGCCCTCCCCTCAGCCAGCTGGATGCACAG CTTTTGGAGCGCTGGTGGCAGCCACTGCTGGACCTGCTGCGGACCTGCCTGCCGCTGGGACCCCGAGCGCTGCCCGCGGGCTTCCCCCTGCACACGGATATCCTCGG ACTGCTGCTCCTCCACCTGGAACTGAAACGTTGCCTCTTCACCGTGGAGCCGTCGAGGGATAAAG AACCCTCTCCTGAGCATCGTCGGCGTCTCCTCCGCTCCTTTTATACCCTGGTCACTGCCACGCACTTCCCACCAG AGCCTGGGCAGCCAGAGAAGGTGGAAGCGGCGGCCCACCGGGCCCAGGTGCCAAGAGCCTGCTACCTGGTGTCAGGGGCTGAGGAGCCAGGCACAGGATGGCGGCTGGTGGCCCTGCAGTTGGGGCcacggctgctgctgctgctgctgtctgcTCAGAGTCCCACATATGGGCTGAGGGGCCTGGCCACCCACACTCTGCATGCCCTCACCCCGCTCCTCTGA
- the FUZ gene encoding protein fuzzy homolog isoform X2 — protein sequence MGEEGAEGTVHLLCLAASSGVPLFCRSSRGGAHARQQLPFSVIGSLNGVHMFGQNLEVQLSSARTEDTIVVWKSFHDSITLIVLSSEEGTSELRLERLLQMVFGAMVLLVGLEELTNICNVERLKKELRASYRLIDSFLGDSELIGDLTQCVDCVVPPEGSLLQEALSGFAEAAGTAFVSLVVSGRVVTATESWWRLGMPEAVLLPWLVGSLPPQAARDYPVYLPHGSPTVPHRLLTLTLLPDLELCLLCGPRPPLSQLDAQLLERWWQPLLDLLRTCLPLGPRALPAGFPLHTDILGLLLLHLELKRCLFTVEPSRDKEPSPEHRRRLLRSFYTLVTATHFPPGSSRGALPWSPVPGTRAWAAREGGSGGPPGPGAKSLLPGVRG from the exons atgggggaggagggagccgaAGGCACCGTGCACCTGCTGTGCCTCGCAGCATCCAGCGGGGTCCCCCTGTTTTGCAGGAGCAGCCGCGGCGGCGCCCACGCCCGCCAACAG CTCCCGTTCTCTGTCATCGGCTCCCTCAATGGAGTCCACATGTTTGGGCAGAATCTCGAGGTGCAGCTGAGCTCTGCGAGGACGGAGGATACAATCGTGGTGTGGAAAAGCTTCCATGACAG CATCACCCTTATTGTTCTGTCATCTGAGGAGGGGACCTcggagctgaggctggagagacTACTCCAGATGGTGTTTGGGGCTATG GTTCTTCTTGTGGGACTTGAAGAACTGACCAATATCTGCAACGTAGAGAGACTGAAGAAGGAGCTGAGG GCCAGTTACCGCCTCATTGACAGCTTCCTGGGGGACTCAGAGCTTATTGGGGACCTGACCCAGTGTGTGGACTGTGTGGTTCCTCCAGAGGGGTCCCTGCTGCAG GAAGCGCTCTCTGGGTTTGCCGAAGCCGCGGGCACCGCCTTCGTCAGCCTGGTCGTGTCGGGCCGGGTGGTGACAGCAACTGAGAGCTGGTGGCGGCTGGGGATGCCGGAGGCAGTGCTGCTCCCTTGGCTGGTGGGGTCTCTGCCGCCGCAGGCCGCTCGCGACTACCCGGTGTACCTGCCGCACGGGAGCCCCACG GTTCCTCACCGGCTTCTGACTCTGACACTCCTGCCGGACTTAGAGCTGTGTCTGCTCTGTGGGCCGCGCCCTCCCCTCAGCCAGCTGGATGCACAG CTTTTGGAGCGCTGGTGGCAGCCACTGCTGGACCTGCTGCGGACCTGCCTGCCGCTGGGACCCCGAGCGCTGCCCGCGGGCTTCCCCCTGCACACGGATATCCTCGG ACTGCTGCTCCTCCACCTGGAACTGAAACGTTGCCTCTTCACCGTGGAGCCGTCGAGGGATAAAG AACCCTCTCCTGAGCATCGTCGGCGTCTCCTCCGCTCCTTTTATACCCTGGTCACTGCCACGCACTTCCCACCAG GGTCCTCAAGAGGAGCTCTTCCCtggagcccagtgcctggcaccag AGCCTGGGCAGCCAGAGAAGGTGGAAGCGGCGGCCCACCGGGCCCAGGTGCCAAGAGCCTGCTACCTGGTGTCAGGGGCTGA
- the FUZ gene encoding protein fuzzy homolog isoform X1: MGEEGAEGTVHLLCLAASSGVPLFCRSSRGGAHARQQLPFSVIGSLNGVHMFGQNLEVQLSSARTEDTIVVWKSFHDSITLIVLSSEEGTSELRLERLLQMVFGAMVLLVGLEELTNICNVERLKKELRASYRLIDSFLGDSELIGDLTQCVDCVVPPEGSLLQEALSGFAEAAGTAFVSLVVSGRVVTATESWWRLGMPEAVLLPWLVGSLPPQAARDYPVYLPHGSPTVPHRLLTLTLLPDLELCLLCGPRPPLSQLDAQLLERWWQPLLDLLRTCLPLGPRALPAGFPLHTDILGLLLLHLELKRCLFTVEPSRDKEPSPEHRRRLLRSFYTLVTATHFPPEPGQPEKVEAAAHRAQVPRACYLVSGAEEPGTGWRLVALQLGPRLLLLLLSAQSPTYGLRGLATHTLHALTPLL, encoded by the exons atgggggaggagggagccgaAGGCACCGTGCACCTGCTGTGCCTCGCAGCATCCAGCGGGGTCCCCCTGTTTTGCAGGAGCAGCCGCGGCGGCGCCCACGCCCGCCAACAG CTCCCGTTCTCTGTCATCGGCTCCCTCAATGGAGTCCACATGTTTGGGCAGAATCTCGAGGTGCAGCTGAGCTCTGCGAGGACGGAGGATACAATCGTGGTGTGGAAAAGCTTCCATGACAG CATCACCCTTATTGTTCTGTCATCTGAGGAGGGGACCTcggagctgaggctggagagacTACTCCAGATGGTGTTTGGGGCTATG GTTCTTCTTGTGGGACTTGAAGAACTGACCAATATCTGCAACGTAGAGAGACTGAAGAAGGAGCTGAGG GCCAGTTACCGCCTCATTGACAGCTTCCTGGGGGACTCAGAGCTTATTGGGGACCTGACCCAGTGTGTGGACTGTGTGGTTCCTCCAGAGGGGTCCCTGCTGCAG GAAGCGCTCTCTGGGTTTGCCGAAGCCGCGGGCACCGCCTTCGTCAGCCTGGTCGTGTCGGGCCGGGTGGTGACAGCAACTGAGAGCTGGTGGCGGCTGGGGATGCCGGAGGCAGTGCTGCTCCCTTGGCTGGTGGGGTCTCTGCCGCCGCAGGCCGCTCGCGACTACCCGGTGTACCTGCCGCACGGGAGCCCCACG GTTCCTCACCGGCTTCTGACTCTGACACTCCTGCCGGACTTAGAGCTGTGTCTGCTCTGTGGGCCGCGCCCTCCCCTCAGCCAGCTGGATGCACAG CTTTTGGAGCGCTGGTGGCAGCCACTGCTGGACCTGCTGCGGACCTGCCTGCCGCTGGGACCCCGAGCGCTGCCCGCGGGCTTCCCCCTGCACACGGATATCCTCGG ACTGCTGCTCCTCCACCTGGAACTGAAACGTTGCCTCTTCACCGTGGAGCCGTCGAGGGATAAAG AACCCTCTCCTGAGCATCGTCGGCGTCTCCTCCGCTCCTTTTATACCCTGGTCACTGCCACGCACTTCCCACCAG AGCCTGGGCAGCCAGAGAAGGTGGAAGCGGCGGCCCACCGGGCCCAGGTGCCAAGAGCCTGCTACCTGGTGTCAGGGGCTGAGGAGCCAGGCACAGGATGGCGGCTGGTGGCCCTGCAGTTGGGGCcacggctgctgctgctgctgctgtctgcTCAGAGTCCCACATATGGGCTGAGGGGCCTGGCCACCCACACTCTGCATGCCCTCACCCCGCTCCTCTGA